In the genome of Pelodiscus sinensis isolate JC-2024 chromosome 3, ASM4963464v1, whole genome shotgun sequence, one region contains:
- the SPATA45 gene encoding spermatogenesis-associated protein 45 isoform X2, giving the protein MGESEKKRLIELNMTRDSLCMVEGKGDSTWLRPQRRHFPQSNRSSLENYREKEPEPDTGRSSWTALTPPHHKERRHFPERNNAIFG; this is encoded by the exons ATGGGTGAGTCAGAGAAAAAGCGCCTGATTGAACTGAACATGACGAGGGACTCCTTGTGTATGGTGGAAGGAAAAGGTGACTCAACCTGGCTCAGACCTCAGAGGAGACACTTCCCTCAAAGTAATAGAAGTTCACTAGAGAACTATAGAGAAAAAGAGCCTGAGCCAGATACTGGCAGGAGCTCCTGGACAGCACTCACTCCTCCTCATCACAAGGAGAGGAGGCACTTTCCAGAAAGAA ATAATGCCATTTTTGGCTGA
- the SPATA45 gene encoding spermatogenesis-associated protein 45 isoform X1: MGESEKKRLIELNMTRDSLCMVEGKGDSTWLRPQRRHFPQSNRSSLENYREKEPEPDTGRSSWTALTPPHHKERRHFPERRFLLRCCLHLPFTKPQRLLSCMPPDC; this comes from the exons ATGGGTGAGTCAGAGAAAAAGCGCCTGATTGAACTGAACATGACGAGGGACTCCTTGTGTATGGTGGAAGGAAAAGGTGACTCAACCTGGCTCAGACCTCAGAGGAGACACTTCCCTCAAAGTAATAGAAGTTCACTAGAGAACTATAGAGAAAAAGAGCCTGAGCCAGATACTGGCAGGAGCTCCTGGACAGCACTCACTCCTCCTCATCACAAGGAGAGGAGGCACTTTCCAGAAAGAA GATTCCTTCTGAGATGTTGCCTTCACTTACCCTTCACTAAGCCTCAGAGACTGCTGTCATGCATGCCACCAGACTGCTGA